TTTCTGAGCCGAAAATACAGGTTGAGGAAGGTAACAGAATACGAGTTCAATTAGCTGGTATAAAAGACCAAAATGAAGCTCGTGAAGTACTTTCTACACAAGCGAATTTAACGATCAGAGACGCTAAAGATAGAGTTTTATTATCTGGTAAAGATTTAGTTCAAGGCGGCGCTAAACAAGGATTTAAAGATAATACAAACGAAGTTGCAGTGACACTGAAATTAAAAGACGCTAAAAAATTCAAAGAAGTAACTGAAAAAGTTTCTAAGATGAATCCTAATCTAATGGTAATTTGGATGGATTATGAAAAAGGTGACAGTTACGCTAAAGAAGCTAAAAAAGAACAAGAAGGTAAAAAACCGAAATTCATTTCAGCAGCAACTGTAAGCCAACCAATCAACTCAGAAAACGTTGAAATTTCTGGTGGATTTGATGGTGAAGAAGGCGTTAAAGATGCTAAGCAAATCGCTGATTTATTAAATTCAGGATCCTTACCTGTTAAATTAGATGAAGTTTATTCGACATCGGTTGGTGCTCAATTCGGTAAAGATGCATTGAAAGAAACTGTACTGGCTTCATCAATCGGTGTAGGTATCATTTTCTTATTCATGCTTGTATATTATCGTCTGCCAGGTATCGTAGCTGTTATAACGCTAAGTGCTTATGTTTACTTAACATTATTGGCATTTAACTTTATATCTGGTGTGTTAACACTTCCTGGACTTGCAGCCTTAGTTTTAGGTGTAGGTATGGCAGTCGATGCTAACATTATTATGTATGAACGGATTAAAGATGAGTTGCGGATAGGAAGGACATTGCAACAAGCCTTCAAAAAAGGTTCGGGATCTTCATTCATTACGATTCTGGATGCTAACTTAACGACAATTTTAGCAGCCTTAGTGCTATTCGTATTCGGTGAAAGCTCTGTAAAAGGATTTGCTACAATGTTATTATTAGCAATCTTAATGAGTTTTGTTACTTCTGTATTCTTTACAAGAGTCTTGTTATCACTACTTGTTAACTCAAACTATTTCAAGAAAAAATATAATTGGTTTGGTGTTTCTAAGAAAGATAGACATGATATCAGCGAAAGATTGGACGTACATGATTTAAAATCTGTATACGACAAAATTAATTTTGTTAAACTAGCTAAACCATTACTGACGTTTAGTTTAATCACCATCATTGTCGGTGCGATTATTGTATCCATATTTAAATTGAATTTAGGTATCGACTTTACTAGTGGTACGAGAGTAGATTTACAATCTGATCAAGCAATCAAAACTGAACAAGTCTCTAAACAGTTTAAAGATATGGGATTAGAACCGTCACAAGTTACAACAAGTGGCAAAGGTAGCAAGATGGCAACAGTCCAATTTAAAGATGCGTTAAATAAATCAGAAATACAAAAAGTCAAATCAGACTTCGACAAATCGTTAGGTCATGATCCTAACGTCAGCACAGTTTCTCCAGTTGTTGGTCAAGAATTAGCTATGAATGCACTTAAAGCTATGGTTTATGCAGCGTTAGGTATTGTTCTATACGTGACATTCAGATTCGAATGGCGAATGGGTACGACTGCAGTGTTAGCATTATTACATGATGTGTTCATGATAGTAGCGGTATTCAGTCTGTTTAGACTTGAAGTAGACATTACATTCATAGCTGCAGTACTTACGATTATCGGTTATTCCATTAATGACACCATCGTTACGTTTGACCGGGTGAGAGAGAACTTACGAAAAGTTAAAGTCATTGAAAAGCCAGAAACAATTGATATGATTGTTAACTCTTCAATTAGACAAACTATGACGAGATCGATTAATACAGTGTTAACCGTGGTTATTGTTGTAGTTGCATTATTAATACTTGGTTCCCCAAGTATCTTCAATTTCTCATTAGCATTATTAATTGGTTTAGTGTCAGGTGTATTCTCATCTGTATTCGTTGCTGTCCCACTATGGGGTATGTTGAAAAAACGACAACTTAAGAAAACAGACAACGGCAAATTAGTTGTTTATGAAGAAAAGAAATCAAACGACGAAAAAATACTTGTATAAATCAATAAAGAATCCTGTCCTCGAATATGAGGCAGGATTTTTTTGTTTTATTAAAACTGCAAATAATTTTTTTGAATAGTTAACAATGGTCGTAAGCGCTAGCTTTTGTTATGCTTAATTTGTTTAGTAGAGAAAGTACTATTTTTCATGTATAATGTTTTGAGTAGAAATGAGGAGATTTGTTATGACTAAAGCGCGTTATCAATGGCTTGTATCTGAAAATAATCAAGATATTGATCAACAAATTATAAAAAAATTTAATATTTCCCCACTGTTAGAAAAAACATTAATTTCTAAAGGCTATACAACAGAAGATAAAATTGAAAAATTATTATCTAAAGAAGTTTTGTTCCATGATCCTATGTTATTAAGTGATATGGAAAAAGCGACTTCAAGAATACATAAAGCAATTGAAAATGATGAAAGAATATTAGTTTATGGTGACTATGATGCAGATGGTGTAACCTCTACGACAATTCTTGTGAAAACTTTAGAATCTCTAGGTGCGACTGTTGGATGGTATATTCCAAATAGATTTACTGAAGGATATGGTCCTAGTGAAGCGGCATTTAGAAATGCGCATGATGAAGGCGTAACTTTAATTATCACAGTAGATAATGGTGTGCAAGGTCATCATGAAATAGATGTGGCTAATGAATTAGGAATTGATGTTATCATTACAGATCACCATGAATTTGGTGAAACAAAACCAAATGCATACGCAATTGTTCATCCTATGCATCCAGACTTTGATTATCCATTCGAGTTCTTAGCTGGAGTCGGTGTTTCTTATAAACTGTCAAAAGCACTTAAAAATGATTTGCCTGAATCATTCCTTGGACTCGTTGCAATAGGGACTATTGCAGACTTAGTGAGTTTAACGGATGAGAATAGATACATGGTTAAACAAGGATTGCGCATATTAAATGAAGATCCATCACCAGGTATTAAAGCACTTTTAAGTGTAGCTGACTTTAATGACGAAGTGAGTGAACAAACAGTTGGCTTTATTATAGGACCAAGATTAAACGCTGTTGGTAGACTCGATGATGCTAGATTAGCCGGTGAGCTACTGATGAGTGAGGATTATGATGAAGCGACATTTCTTGCTGAAGAAGTGGATCATTTTAATACTGAAAGAAAAGCTATTGTTGAAACAATAACAGAAGAAGCCATGGAATTAGCAGAAGTTGAAATTCAACAAAATGCTCAATTTTTAATTCTTGCAAAAGAAAATTGGAATGAAGGCGTACTTGGAATTGTTGCTTCAAGAATCGTTGAAAAATATAATTTACCAACAATTGTTTTAAACGTAGACATCGATCAAAATCATGCTAAAGGGTCAGCAAGAAGTATTGAGCAAGTTTCAATGTTTGAATTCCTTCAAGCACATGGAGATCTTATTCAAAAGTTCGGTGGCCACCATATGGCAGCTGGTATGACTTTAGAAATCGATGCGATTGAACCTTTAAAAACAGCTTTAAATGAAGAAATGTCTAAATTAACTGACGGTAAACCATTATTGCCGCAATTAATAGTTGATGCAGAAATAGACACTTCGGATATTACAGTGGATAATATCTTTGATTTAGAAAGGTTGAGACCTTTTGGTACTGATATAGCGGCGCCAATATTTTCAATAAAGAACGTGCAAGTTAAATCTGCTAAAGGTATTGGTCAAGGTGAAAAACATCTTAAATTAACTTTAACTGATAAAAATATTGCAGCTTTGCATTGGAATTTTGGCAATTTAGTTCATGATATATCAAATGATACATCTATAAATGTTGCAGGAAGTTTAAATGTTAATGAATGGAATAGTCATCAGTCACCTCAAATCATTCTTAAAGATTTAGAATTAAGTAATGAACATACAATTTTTGATTATAGAAGTAAAAACAAACATGATTTACTTAAAATAAATCAAGACAATGCATTGTTTGTCATTAATAAATCTGAAGAAAAAGTGAATGATCAATATATTTATTACGGTGAAGGTTATGACAATGAAATCGAAACATGTGTTTTAAGAGATTTACCTGAAGATATAGAAGCGTTTAAACGTACTTTGAGTTCGATCAATGCCGAGAAATACTATTTAGTGTTTAAAGGACAATCTAATTCATATTTTGAAGGTATGCCTAATGATCAGAAATTTAAAGCAGTTTACAAAGCATTATATACTAAAAAAGAAACAAACATTCAAAGTGAAGGTATGAAGCTATGTGAAGCTGTAAAAATAAAACCTGATCATTTAAAGTTCATTTTAAATTGCTTTTACGAGCTTAACTTTATTACAATAAATAATGGTATAATTGAAATCAATAAAGATGCGGAAAAGAATGAGATTCAAAACGCACCATTATATCAAGCAAAAAAACAACAAATAGAAATAGAGAAGACATTGTTGTACAATGACAGTCAATCAGTTATTAACTGGATTCAATCATTGTTAAACAACACTGAGGAGGAAGTATAATGGATTTAAAGCAATACGTTTCAGAAGTACAAGATTGGCCTAAAGAAGGCTTGAATTTTAAAGATATTACAACAATTATGGATAATGGTGAAGCATACAAATATGCTACAGATCAAATTGTTCAATATGCACATGACAAACAAGTGGATATAGTAGTTGGACCTGAAGCAAGAGGTTTTATCATTGGATGTCCAGTATCTTACGCTATGGGTATCGGGTTTGCACCAGTACGTAAAGAAGGTAAATTACCACGTGAAGTGATCCGCTATGAATATGATTTAGAATATGGATCTAACGTTTTAACGATGCATAAAGATGCTATTAAACCTGGTCAACGTGTGTTAATAACAGACGATTTATTAGCAACTGGTGGCACAATTGAAGCAGCGATACATTTAATTGAGTCATTAGGAGGCATAGTCGTAGGTATTGCTTTCTTAATAGAACTAAAATATTTAAACGGCATTGAAAAACTTAAAGGCTACGATGTTGTTTCTTTAATTTCGTATGACGAATAAAATAACACAGTAATAAATAAAATAGTCACAACGTGACTATTTTATTTTTAATTTAATTATCACAATTAACTGTGGCGTATTACTATTAATAATTGCTATAATAGTAATATTAAAGAGAAATTATATGATGAGGTGGTGTCCCTATGAATAAAGAATATCCTTATAGTGCTGATGATGTATTATATAAAGCTAAAAGTTACTTATCTAAAGACGCATATCGTCTTGTTGAAAAAAGTTATGATTTAGCTTTTAAAGCGCATCAAGGACAAATTAGAAAGAATAATTTGCCATATATCATGCA
This portion of the Mammaliicoccus vitulinus genome encodes:
- the secDF gene encoding protein translocase subunit SecDF; the encoded protein is MKKRSRIIAFLLLAVLVFSLIGTTTKDITKNVNLGLDLQGGFEVLYQVNPLDKGDKIDTDAVKSTAKTLESRVNVLGVSEPKIQVEEGNRIRVQLAGIKDQNEAREVLSTQANLTIRDAKDRVLLSGKDLVQGGAKQGFKDNTNEVAVTLKLKDAKKFKEVTEKVSKMNPNLMVIWMDYEKGDSYAKEAKKEQEGKKPKFISAATVSQPINSENVEISGGFDGEEGVKDAKQIADLLNSGSLPVKLDEVYSTSVGAQFGKDALKETVLASSIGVGIIFLFMLVYYRLPGIVAVITLSAYVYLTLLAFNFISGVLTLPGLAALVLGVGMAVDANIIMYERIKDELRIGRTLQQAFKKGSGSSFITILDANLTTILAALVLFVFGESSVKGFATMLLLAILMSFVTSVFFTRVLLSLLVNSNYFKKKYNWFGVSKKDRHDISERLDVHDLKSVYDKINFVKLAKPLLTFSLITIIVGAIIVSIFKLNLGIDFTSGTRVDLQSDQAIKTEQVSKQFKDMGLEPSQVTTSGKGSKMATVQFKDALNKSEIQKVKSDFDKSLGHDPNVSTVSPVVGQELAMNALKAMVYAALGIVLYVTFRFEWRMGTTAVLALLHDVFMIVAVFSLFRLEVDITFIAAVLTIIGYSINDTIVTFDRVRENLRKVKVIEKPETIDMIVNSSIRQTMTRSINTVLTVVIVVVALLILGSPSIFNFSLALLIGLVSGVFSSVFVAVPLWGMLKKRQLKKTDNGKLVVYEEKKSNDEKILV
- a CDS encoding adenine phosphoribosyltransferase — protein: MDLKQYVSEVQDWPKEGLNFKDITTIMDNGEAYKYATDQIVQYAHDKQVDIVVGPEARGFIIGCPVSYAMGIGFAPVRKEGKLPREVIRYEYDLEYGSNVLTMHKDAIKPGQRVLITDDLLATGGTIEAAIHLIESLGGIVVGIAFLIELKYLNGIEKLKGYDVVSLISYDE
- the recJ gene encoding single-stranded-DNA-specific exonuclease RecJ, which encodes MTKARYQWLVSENNQDIDQQIIKKFNISPLLEKTLISKGYTTEDKIEKLLSKEVLFHDPMLLSDMEKATSRIHKAIENDERILVYGDYDADGVTSTTILVKTLESLGATVGWYIPNRFTEGYGPSEAAFRNAHDEGVTLIITVDNGVQGHHEIDVANELGIDVIITDHHEFGETKPNAYAIVHPMHPDFDYPFEFLAGVGVSYKLSKALKNDLPESFLGLVAIGTIADLVSLTDENRYMVKQGLRILNEDPSPGIKALLSVADFNDEVSEQTVGFIIGPRLNAVGRLDDARLAGELLMSEDYDEATFLAEEVDHFNTERKAIVETITEEAMELAEVEIQQNAQFLILAKENWNEGVLGIVASRIVEKYNLPTIVLNVDIDQNHAKGSARSIEQVSMFEFLQAHGDLIQKFGGHHMAAGMTLEIDAIEPLKTALNEEMSKLTDGKPLLPQLIVDAEIDTSDITVDNIFDLERLRPFGTDIAAPIFSIKNVQVKSAKGIGQGEKHLKLTLTDKNIAALHWNFGNLVHDISNDTSINVAGSLNVNEWNSHQSPQIILKDLELSNEHTIFDYRSKNKHDLLKINQDNALFVINKSEEKVNDQYIYYGEGYDNEIETCVLRDLPEDIEAFKRTLSSINAEKYYLVFKGQSNSYFEGMPNDQKFKAVYKALYTKKETNIQSEGMKLCEAVKIKPDHLKFILNCFYELNFITINNGIIEINKDAEKNEIQNAPLYQAKKQQIEIEKTLLYNDSQSVINWIQSLLNNTEEEV